In Thalassophryne amazonica chromosome 14, fThaAma1.1, whole genome shotgun sequence, one DNA window encodes the following:
- the LOC117524484 gene encoding gamma-crystallin M3-like codes for MTTTDMNMGKIIFYEERNFQGRSYECMSDCADMSSYLSRCHSCRVESGCFMVYDRPNYMGNQWFMRRGEYPDYMNMMGWSGAIRSCRMIPMYRGQFRMRIYERENFGGQMYELMDDCDNMMDRYRMSDCMSCHVMDGHWLMYEQPHYRGRMMYFRPGEYRSFRDMGWSGSRFMSMRRIMDMC; via the exons ATGACAACCACTGACATGAATATGGGCAAG ATCATCTTCTACGAGGAGAGGAACTTCCAGGGGCGCTCCTACGAGTGCATGAGTGACTGCGCCGACATGTCCTCCTACCTGAGCAGGTGTCACTCCTGCAGGGTGGAGAGCGGCTGCTTCATGGTCTACGACCGCCCAAACTACATGGGCAACCAGTGGTTCATGAGGAGAGGCGAGTACCCTGACTACATGAACATGATGGGATGGAGTGGTGCTATCAGGTCTTGCAGGATGATTCCCATG TACAGAGGCCAGTTCAGGATGAGGATCTATGAGAGGGAGAACTTTGGTGGCCAGATGTACGAGCTGATGGACGACTGCGACAACATGATGGACCGTTACCGCATGTCGGACTGCATGTCCTGCCACGTGATGGACGGCCACTGGCTGATGTACGAGCAGCCCCACTACAGAGGCAGGATGATGTACTTCAGACCTGGAGAGTACCGGAGCTTCAGGGACATGGGCTGGAGCGGCTCCAGGTTCATGAGCATGAGGCGCATCATGGACATGTGCTAG